The DNA sequence CGACCTGGTCGTCGGACCGATGCTCGACGCCTGCGCACCATATGCCCGGTGGGTCGATGTTTTCTGCGAACCCGGCGCTGCGTCGGCATTCGACGAGGACGAGTCGCGCACGGTGCTCGAGGCCGGGGCGCGGGCGGGCCTCGGCTTGCGGGTACACGCCGGACAGCTGGGCCCTGGGCCGGGGGTCGCACTCGGCGTGGAACTCGGTGCGGCCAGCGTCGACCATTGCACGTATCTGACCGATGCCGACGTTGACCTGCTGGCCGGGGCAGCGCGCGACGGCGGTCCAGTCGCCACGTTGCTGCCCGGCGTCGAGTTCTCCACCCGGTCCCCCTATCCCGATGCCCGACGGCTGCGGGCGGCCGGCGTGACCGTGGCCCTGGCCAGCGACTGCAACCCCGGCAGCTGCTTCACCTCGTCCATGCCGTTCTGCATCGCGCTGGCGGTCCGTGAGATGGGCATGTCGCCCGCCGAGGCATTGTGGTCGGCGACCGTGGGCGGTGCCCGGGCGCTGCGACGGGAGGATGTCGGACACCTACGGATCGGCGCCCGCCCGGATCTGTGTGTGCTCGACGCGCCGTCGTACCGGCACCTGGCCTATCGGCCCGGGGTCCCGATCGCGTCCACCCTCGCGTGGTGACATCCTGCCGTCCCCTAAATGATCATGTTTGGTGGGTTTTCTCGTGCGTCACCACGCCTGCAGGCCTGTCGACGCACGTGAAAACCCACCAAACATGATCATTTAGCGCTGGCGGCTGCGATGGCGGGCCACCCGGGATCGGCTGGCGCACCTGGCGGAGCAGTATCGTCGCGCGCCGCCGCGACCGTCACCGATGTAGTACCGCTCACAGCCTGCCGCCTCACATCGCCCCCACGTGCGACGCCCGTGTTCCTGGATCACCCCGGCCAATGCCAGCGCACTGCTGGCCAGCAGCCAGCTGCCCCAGCCCGCGTCCGCCGGGTCCACATGGATGTGCCACGGGCTGTCGTTGTGCCGCGACAGCCGCGGCCGGGCAGCTACCTCGTCGAAGATCACATTGATCTGTTGCGCCGCCCGGTCTACGTCGTCGATCAGCAACAGCTCCCGCAACCGGACCAGCGCCGCGGTCAGGTCGGCGGCCTCGTCGAGCTCGAGCCGCTCCAGTGTCTCGCCGTGCTCATGCAGGGCGCTGACCAGGCAAGCGGCGGTTTCCTCGTCCACCTGCCCGGCAGCAGGAGCGACGTTCACCAAGGCCTCGAGCCGGGCGAGCGGCCGGATTGTCTCCACCCGACCAGCGTACTGTAACGTCCTCCTTTATGAGCCCGTTACGTCCCGGGTGCGGCAAGAGACGGTCGCTCCCCGTCTCCTACCTCGGCGCGGCCTTCTTCGGGCGGCTCGCGGAAGAGGGCGCCCCGGTGGTCGTCGTCCTGCTCGCGCTGGACCGCACCGGAGACGTCTGGCTCGGCGGCCTGCTCGTCGCTGCCACCACGCTTCCGCACATCGTCACCGGTCCGCTGGCCGGTCATCTGCGAGACCGGACCGGGCGCCCGGTGGCAGTGACCGCACTCGCCGCAATGCTCGTCGCGGCCGCCTACACGACGCTGGCCGCCACGACCGGCCTGGTGCCCTGGCCGTTGGCGATACTGTCCGCGCTAGCTGCCGGAGCCGCCGGTCCGCTACTGCTGGGCGGGTTGTCCAGCCTCATCGGCGGACTGGTCACACCGGCAGGCAGGCCTGCCGCACATGCCGTCGATTCCGCCACATACAACGTCGCCGGGATCGCTGGTCCCGGGCTGGGCGCCACGGTGTCCGCGGTCGTTTCGCCGGCGGCCGGGCTCTACTGCCTCGCGGCGGCAGCAGCGGCGGGAGCCATCTGCGCCACTTCAATACCGCCAGGTCACGATAAGGCCCGGCAAACGCCCGGAACACCACCTGGCGGTATTGAAGTGGGGCCACGCTTGCTCGCCGGGTTCATCTGGATCTGGCGAGTACCGGTGCTTCGGACGACGACCGTGGTCACCACCCTGGCGCATGCCGGGCTCGGCGGGCTGGCCGTGATCGCACCGCTGCTGGCCGTCCATCTCGGCTCCTCGGAGAGCACCGGCGGGTACTTCCTGTCCGCATTCGCGGCGGGCGCGGGTGTTGGTTCGCTGCTCATGGCACACCGCAGAGCCAAAGGGCTGCCTCCGGTGCCCGTCGTTCTGGTGAGCCTGGCGCTGCTCTCCGCGGCGCTGGGACTCGGTGCGCTCGCGCCCACGCCGGCACTTGCGCTCTGTTGTTTCGCAATCGCCGGATTCGCCGACGGCCCGTTGCTGGCGATGACGCTGCTCGTACGCACCGAGGCCAGCCCGCCGACGGCTCGGACGCAGGTATTCATGGTCGGCGCCAGCCTGAAGCTGACCTTCGCCGCAGGCGGGGCCATCGCCTGTGGGTTCGCCGCCGGCGCCGGTGGGCCGACTCTGTTGTTGGCGGTAGCGGCCGTCGTCGCGGCGTCCATCCTGCCCGGCCTGCGGCATCGCGACCTACCCAGGAACAGTCGCCAGCGGCATGGAACAGTGTCCACATGAACCACGTCAACGATCACAGCGTCATCCGGCAGCTCATCACCACACACGCCACCTGGGCCGTGGTGGGCCTTTCCGCCAACACCGCGCGGACGGCGTACAGCGTCGCCCAGTACCTGCAGAAGGCACTAGGGATGCGCCTGGTGCCGGTCAATCCGCGTTCGGAGGACGCCCACGGCGAGAAGGGCTACGCCCGGTTGGCCGACGTTCCGGGGCAGGTCGACGTGGTCGACTGTTTCGTCAACAGTCAACGGGTCGGCGCTGTGGTCGACGACGCCATCGCCGAGAAAGATCGGCTGGGTATCAAGGCCGTCTGGCTCCAGCTCCGTGTCATCGACGAGGCCGCCGCGCAGCGCGCCAAGGACGCAGGGCTGCACGTGATCATGGACACCTGCCCCGCTATCGAGGGCCCGAAGCTGGGATACTGACAACTCATGACAGCAGACACCGCTGAGCAGTACCGCGTCTTCGGTGAGCGATACGCTCGTGGGACTTCACCGACATACGAGCGACTGGCCCTGGCTGTCGCCCGCAACCGCCAGCTGACCTCGCTGATCGACGAGCTACCGCCGCCCAAGCGGCAGCCCAATCTGCTGTTCGGGGCCACCCGGTACCTGGGCGGTCCGGTGGACGACGACGACGCGTTCCATACCTGGATTCAGGCGAACTGGACCGAGGTGGCCGGCGTCATACGCGAGCGGCGCACCCAAACCAACGAGGCCGCCCGCTGTGCCGTGCTCTTGCCGCTACTGGCCCAGCTGCCCCAGCCATTGGCGCTGCTGGAGGTCGGAGCGTCAGCGGGGC is a window from the Phytoactinopolyspora mesophila genome containing:
- a CDS encoding CGNR zinc finger domain-containing protein, whose translation is METIRPLARLEALVNVAPAAGQVDEETAACLVSALHEHGETLERLELDEAADLTAALVRLRELLLIDDVDRAAQQINVIFDEVAARPRLSRHNDSPWHIHVDPADAGWGSWLLASSALALAGVIQEHGRRTWGRCEAAGCERYYIGDGRGGARRYCSARCASRSRVARHRSRQR
- the hutI gene encoding imidazolonepropionase; this translates as MSATLFTGIGELATMDPAHGPGVGLVEHAALIADHEAVLWTGPSSAAPEADHRIDLGGRAVVPGFVDSHSHVVFAGDRAREFEARMSGEHYDGGGIATTMAATRAATDHALADQGSRLIREMRGQGTTTVEIKSGYGLTVEDEARLLRAAATLTPETTFLGAHVVPPEYRDDRAGYIDLVVGPMLDACAPYARWVDVFCEPGAASAFDEDESRTVLEAGARAGLGLRVHAGQLGPGPGVALGVELGAASVDHCTYLTDADVDLLAGAARDGGPVATLLPGVEFSTRSPYPDARRLRAAGVTVALASDCNPGSCFTSSMPFCIALAVREMGMSPAEALWSATVGGARALRREDVGHLRIGARPDLCVLDAPSYRHLAYRPGVPIASTLAW
- a CDS encoding CoA-binding protein: MNHVNDHSVIRQLITTHATWAVVGLSANTARTAYSVAQYLQKALGMRLVPVNPRSEDAHGEKGYARLADVPGQVDVVDCFVNSQRVGAVVDDAIAEKDRLGIKAVWLQLRVIDEAAAQRAKDAGLHVIMDTCPAIEGPKLGY
- a CDS encoding MFS transporter, which translates into the protein MSPLRPGCGKRRSLPVSYLGAAFFGRLAEEGAPVVVVLLALDRTGDVWLGGLLVAATTLPHIVTGPLAGHLRDRTGRPVAVTALAAMLVAAAYTTLAATTGLVPWPLAILSALAAGAAGPLLLGGLSSLIGGLVTPAGRPAAHAVDSATYNVAGIAGPGLGATVSAVVSPAAGLYCLAAAAAAGAICATSIPPGHDKARQTPGTPPGGIEVGPRLLAGFIWIWRVPVLRTTTVVTTLAHAGLGGLAVIAPLLAVHLGSSESTGGYFLSAFAAGAGVGSLLMAHRRAKGLPPVPVVLVSLALLSAALGLGALAPTPALALCCFAIAGFADGPLLAMTLLVRTEASPPTARTQVFMVGASLKLTFAAGGAIACGFAAGAGGPTLLLAVAAVVAASILPGLRHRDLPRNSRQRHGTVST